A stretch of Numenius arquata chromosome 11, bNumArq3.hap1.1, whole genome shotgun sequence DNA encodes these proteins:
- the HNRNPH1 gene encoding heterogeneous nuclear ribonucleoprotein H isoform X5, protein MDPCHTEETEGEIPGLGFSDRSEQIVSRGVASAFEAATTETETEQSLTPNVMLNTESSEGYVVKVRGLPWSCSTEEVQRFFSDCKILNGALGIRFIYTREGRPSGEAFAELESEEDVKLALKKDRETMGHRYVEVFKSNNVEMDWVLKHTGPNSPDTANDGFVRLRGLPFGCSKEEIVQFFSGLEIVPNGITLPVDFQGRSTGEAFVQFASQEIAEKALKKHKERIGHRYIEIFKSSRAEVRTHYDPPRKLLAMQRPGPYDRPGLTRGYNSLGRGSSLERMRRGAYGGGYGGYDDYNGYNDGYGFGSDRFGREWTLFSAGMSDHRYGDGGSTFQSTTGHCVHMRGLPYRATENDIYNFFSPLNPVRVHIEIGPDGRVTGEADVEFATHEDAVAAMSKDKANMQHRYVELFLNSTAGGSGGAYGSQMMGAMVKESEGVVQDWNTSTLPGSQSSYGGPANQQLSGGYGGGYGGQSSMSGYVLGTVDGVYAVAQQGQALGEGCYESA, encoded by the exons ATGGACCCTTGTCACACCGAGGAGACCGAGGGCGAGATCCCCGGCTTGG GCTTCAGTGACCGAAGCGAGCAGATTGTTTCACGTGGGGTAGCGTCAGCATTTGAAGCTG CAACCACAGAAACTGAGACGGAGCAGAGCCTCACCCCCAATGTGATGCTCAACACGGAGAGCAGCGAGGGATATGTGGTGAAGGTCAGGGGGCTGCCTTGGTCCTGCTCCACTGAGGAGGTGCAGAGGTTTTTCTCCG ATTGCAAAATTCTAAACGGGGCTTTGGGTATCCGTTTCATCTACACCAGGGAGGGCAGACCAAGTGGAGAAGCATTTGCTGAACTTGAATCAGAGGAAGATGTGAAATTGGCGctgaaaaaagacagagaaacaaTGGGACACAGATATGTTGAAG TTTTCAAGTCAAACAACGTTGAAATGGATTGGGTTCTGAAGCATACTGGTCCCAACAGCCCCGATACAGCTAATGATGGTTTTGTACGTCTTAGAGGACTCCCATTTGGCTGTAGTAAAGAAGAAATTGTACAGTTTTTTTCAG GGTTGGAAATCGTGCCAAATGGGATAACATTGCCGGTGGACTTCCAGGGGAGGAGTACGGGGGAGGCCTTCGTGCAGTTTGCTTCACAGGAAATAGCTGAAAAGGCTCTAAAGAAACACAAGGAAAGAATAGGGCACAG GTACATTGAGATCTTCAAGAGTAGTCGAGCGGAAGTGCGCACTCACTACGACCCTCCACGCAAGCTGTTGGCAATGCAGAGACCCGGTCCTTACGACAGACCCGGTCTTACGCGGGGATATAACAGTCTTGGTAGAGGAAGTAGCTTGGAAAGAATGAGGCGTGGAGCTTACGGAGGAG GTTATGGAGGTTATGATGACTACAATGGGTATAATGATGGCTATGGTTTTGGTTCTGATAGATTTGGAAGAG AATGGACTCTTTTCTCTGCAGGAATGTCGGACCACAGATACGGCGACGGGGGATCCACCTTCCAGAGCACGACTGGCCACTGCGTCCACATGAGAGGTCTGCCTTACAGAGCTACAGAGAACGACATCTACAAC TTCTTCTCACCTCTGAACCCTGTAAGAGTACACATTGAAATCGGACCAGATGGCAGAGTAACCGGAGAGGCAGACGTCGAATTTGCTACTCATGAGGATGCAGTGGCCGCTATGTCCAAAGACAAAGCAAATATGC AACACAGATATGTAGAACTCTTCTTGAATTCTACAGCAGGAGGAAGCGGTGGTGCCTATGGCAGTCAAATGATGGGAGCAATGG TCAAGGAATCGGAAGGGGTAGTCCAAGATTGGAACACTAGCACATTGCCAG GAAGCCAATCCAGTTATGGTGGTCCAGCTAACCAGCAGCTGAGTGGGGGTTACGGAGGAGGATATGGTGGTCAAAGCAGCATGAGTGGATATG TGTTGGGCACAGTAGATGGTGTTTACGCGGTGGCCCAGCAAGGACAGGCGTTGGGGGAAGGATGCTACGAGTCTGCCTGA
- the HNRNPH1 gene encoding heterogeneous nuclear ribonucleoprotein H isoform X7, with product MDPCHTEETEGEIPGLGFSDRSEQIVSRGVASAFEAATTETETEQSLTPNVMLNTESSEGYVVKVRGLPWSCSTEEVQRFFSDCKILNGALGIRFIYTREGRPSGEAFAELESEEDVKLALKKDRETMGHRYVEVFKSNNVEMDWVLKHTGPNSPDTANDGFVRLRGLPFGCSKEEIVQFFSGLEIVPNGITLPVDFQGRSTGEAFVQFASQEIAEKALKKHKERIGHRYIEIFKSSRAEVRTHYDPPRKLLAMQRPGPYDRPGLTRGYNSLGRGSSLERMRRGAYGGGYGGYDDYNGYNDGYGFGSDRFGRGMSDHRYGDGGSTFQSTTGHCVHMRGLPYRATENDIYNFFSPLNPVRVHIEIGPDGRVTGEADVEFATHEDAVAAMSKDKANMQHRYVELFLNSTAGGSGGAYGSQMMGAMVKESEGVVQDWNTSTLPGSQSSYGGPANQQLSGGYGGGYGGQSSMSGYVLGTVDGVYAVAQQGQALGEGCYESA from the exons ATGGACCCTTGTCACACCGAGGAGACCGAGGGCGAGATCCCCGGCTTGG GCTTCAGTGACCGAAGCGAGCAGATTGTTTCACGTGGGGTAGCGTCAGCATTTGAAGCTG CAACCACAGAAACTGAGACGGAGCAGAGCCTCACCCCCAATGTGATGCTCAACACGGAGAGCAGCGAGGGATATGTGGTGAAGGTCAGGGGGCTGCCTTGGTCCTGCTCCACTGAGGAGGTGCAGAGGTTTTTCTCCG ATTGCAAAATTCTAAACGGGGCTTTGGGTATCCGTTTCATCTACACCAGGGAGGGCAGACCAAGTGGAGAAGCATTTGCTGAACTTGAATCAGAGGAAGATGTGAAATTGGCGctgaaaaaagacagagaaacaaTGGGACACAGATATGTTGAAG TTTTCAAGTCAAACAACGTTGAAATGGATTGGGTTCTGAAGCATACTGGTCCCAACAGCCCCGATACAGCTAATGATGGTTTTGTACGTCTTAGAGGACTCCCATTTGGCTGTAGTAAAGAAGAAATTGTACAGTTTTTTTCAG GGTTGGAAATCGTGCCAAATGGGATAACATTGCCGGTGGACTTCCAGGGGAGGAGTACGGGGGAGGCCTTCGTGCAGTTTGCTTCACAGGAAATAGCTGAAAAGGCTCTAAAGAAACACAAGGAAAGAATAGGGCACAG GTACATTGAGATCTTCAAGAGTAGTCGAGCGGAAGTGCGCACTCACTACGACCCTCCACGCAAGCTGTTGGCAATGCAGAGACCCGGTCCTTACGACAGACCCGGTCTTACGCGGGGATATAACAGTCTTGGTAGAGGAAGTAGCTTGGAAAGAATGAGGCGTGGAGCTTACGGAGGAG GTTATGGAGGTTATGATGACTACAATGGGTATAATGATGGCTATGGTTTTGGTTCTGATAGATTTGGAAGAG GAATGTCGGACCACAGATACGGCGACGGGGGATCCACCTTCCAGAGCACGACTGGCCACTGCGTCCACATGAGAGGTCTGCCTTACAGAGCTACAGAGAACGACATCTACAAC TTCTTCTCACCTCTGAACCCTGTAAGAGTACACATTGAAATCGGACCAGATGGCAGAGTAACCGGAGAGGCAGACGTCGAATTTGCTACTCATGAGGATGCAGTGGCCGCTATGTCCAAAGACAAAGCAAATATGC AACACAGATATGTAGAACTCTTCTTGAATTCTACAGCAGGAGGAAGCGGTGGTGCCTATGGCAGTCAAATGATGGGAGCAATGG TCAAGGAATCGGAAGGGGTAGTCCAAGATTGGAACACTAGCACATTGCCAG GAAGCCAATCCAGTTATGGTGGTCCAGCTAACCAGCAGCTGAGTGGGGGTTACGGAGGAGGATATGGTGGTCAAAGCAGCATGAGTGGATATG TGTTGGGCACAGTAGATGGTGTTTACGCGGTGGCCCAGCAAGGACAGGCGTTGGGGGAAGGATGCTACGAGTCTGCCTGA